The Pseudomonas eucalypticola genome has a window encoding:
- the metW gene encoding methionine biosynthesis protein MetW encodes MRADLEIIQDWIPAGSRVLDLGCGNGELLAWLRDHKQVTGYGLEIDADNINECVRKGVNVVEQDLDKGLGNFASNSFDVVVMTQALQAVEYPDRILDEMLRVGRQCIITFPNFGHWRCRWYLARNGRMPVSEFLPYTWYNTPNIHFCTFKDFEELCQERQAQVLDRLAVDHQHRHGWASKLWPNLLGEIGIYRVNSPGLQEHRLAV; translated from the coding sequence ATGAGAGCCGATCTTGAAATCATCCAGGACTGGATCCCGGCCGGCAGCCGCGTGCTTGACCTCGGTTGCGGTAACGGTGAGTTGCTGGCCTGGCTGCGCGACCACAAGCAGGTGACCGGCTACGGCCTGGAAATCGACGCTGACAACATCAACGAGTGCGTGCGCAAGGGCGTCAACGTGGTGGAGCAGGACCTGGACAAGGGCCTGGGCAACTTCGCCAGCAACAGCTTCGACGTGGTGGTCATGACCCAGGCCCTGCAGGCCGTGGAATACCCGGACCGCATCCTCGATGAGATGCTGCGCGTGGGCCGCCAGTGCATCATCACCTTCCCCAACTTCGGCCACTGGCGTTGCCGCTGGTACCTGGCGCGCAACGGCCGCATGCCGGTGTCGGAATTCCTGCCGTACACCTGGTACAACACGCCGAACATCCACTTCTGCACCTTCAAGGACTTTGAAGAGCTGTGCCAGGAGCGCCAGGCCCAGGTACTCGACCGTCTGGCGGTCGACCACCAGCACAGGCATGGCTGGGCCAGCAAACTGTGGCCTAATCTGTTGGGTGAGATCGGCATTTACCGGGTCAACAGCCCGGGCCTGCAGGAGCACCGTCTGGCGGTGTGA
- the thiS gene encoding sulfur carrier protein ThiS gives MHIQLNGEPFELPDGETVAALLTRLELTGRRVAVELNLDIVPRSQHEATALREGDQVEVVHAIGGG, from the coding sequence ATGCACATTCAGTTGAACGGTGAACCCTTTGAATTGCCCGACGGCGAAACCGTCGCGGCGCTGCTGACCCGCCTCGAGCTGACCGGCCGCCGGGTCGCGGTAGAACTGAACCTGGACATCGTGCCGCGCAGCCAGCACGAAGCCACTGCCCTGCGCGAAGGCGACCAGGTTGAAGTGGTCCATGCCATTGGCGGCGGCTAG
- the metX gene encoding homoserine O-succinyltransferase MetX encodes MSTVFPEDSVGLVTPQVAHFSDALALACGRSLNAYDLIYETYGQLNATASNAVLICHALSGHHHAAGYHSVDDRKPGWWDSCIGPGKPIDTNRFFVVSLNNLGGCNGSTGPSSINPDTGKPFGADFPVLTVEDWVHSQARLADYLGITQWAAVVGGSLGGMQAQQWTITYPDRVRHCLAIASAPKLSAQNIAFNEVARQAILTDPEFHGGSFQEMGVIPKRGLMLARMVGHITYLSDDSMGEKFGRGLKSEKLNYDFHSVEFQVESYLRYQGEEFSGRFDANTYLLMTKALDYFDPAASHGDDLAKTFAGAKADFCVMSFTTDWRFSPARSREIVDALMAARKNVCYLEIDAPQGHDAFLIPIPRYLKAFSSYMNRIAI; translated from the coding sequence ATGTCCACTGTCTTCCCCGAAGATTCCGTCGGTTTAGTCACACCGCAAGTTGCCCACTTCAGCGACGCCCTGGCCTTGGCCTGTGGCCGGTCGCTCAATGCCTACGACCTGATCTACGAAACCTACGGCCAGCTCAATGCCACCGCCAGCAACGCGGTGCTGATCTGCCACGCCCTGTCGGGCCATCACCATGCTGCTGGCTACCACTCGGTCGATGACCGCAAGCCGGGCTGGTGGGACAGCTGCATCGGCCCTGGCAAGCCGATCGATACCAACCGTTTCTTCGTGGTCAGCCTGAACAACCTCGGTGGCTGCAACGGCTCTACCGGGCCAAGCAGCATCAACCCTGACACGGGCAAGCCCTTCGGCGCCGATTTCCCGGTGCTCACCGTGGAAGACTGGGTGCACAGCCAGGCCCGCCTGGCCGATTACCTGGGCATCACCCAGTGGGCCGCCGTGGTCGGCGGCAGCCTGGGCGGCATGCAGGCCCAGCAATGGACCATCACTTACCCGGACCGCGTGCGCCACTGCCTGGCCATCGCTTCGGCGCCCAAGCTGTCGGCGCAGAACATCGCCTTCAACGAAGTGGCACGCCAGGCCATCCTGACCGACCCCGAATTCCATGGCGGCTCGTTCCAGGAAATGGGTGTGATCCCCAAACGCGGCCTGATGCTGGCGCGCATGGTGGGCCACATCACCTACCTGTCGGATGACTCCATGGGCGAGAAATTCGGCCGCGGGCTCAAGAGCGAAAAACTCAACTATGACTTCCACAGCGTGGAATTCCAGGTGGAAAGCTACCTGCGCTACCAGGGCGAGGAGTTTTCCGGGCGTTTCGACGCCAACACCTACCTGTTGATGACCAAGGCGCTGGACTACTTCGACCCGGCCGCCAGCCATGGCGACGACCTGGCCAAGACCTTCGCCGGCGCCAAGGCCGATTTCTGCGTGATGTCCTTCACCACCGACTGGCGCTTCTCCCCGGCCCGCTCGCGGGAAATCGTCGATGCGCTGATGGCTGCACGCAAAAACGTCTGCTACCTGGAAATCGATGCACCGCAGGGCCACGACGCCTTCCTGATCCCGATCCCACGGTACCTGAAGGCGTTCAGCAGCTACATGAACCGAATTGCGATCTGA
- the ftsE gene encoding cell division ATP-binding protein FtsE, whose protein sequence is MIRFEQVGKRYPNGHVGLHELSFRVRRGEFLFVTGHSGAGKSTLLRLLLAMERPTSGKLLLAGQDLGQISNAQIPFLRRQIGVVFQNHQLLFDRTVFNNVALPLQILGLSKPEIAKRVDSALERVALADKAELFPGDLSTGQQQRVGIARAIVHRPALLLADEPTGNLDPRLAAEIMGVFEDINRLGTSVLIASHDLALIARMRHRMLTLQRGRLIGDGEAAE, encoded by the coding sequence ATGATTCGTTTCGAACAGGTCGGTAAGCGCTATCCGAACGGACACGTCGGCTTGCATGAGCTGAGCTTTCGAGTACGTCGTGGCGAGTTTCTGTTTGTCACCGGCCACTCCGGTGCCGGTAAAAGTACCCTGCTGCGCCTGCTGCTGGCCATGGAACGCCCCACCTCCGGCAAGCTGCTGCTGGCCGGCCAGGACCTGGGCCAGATCAGCAACGCGCAGATCCCGTTCCTGCGTCGCCAGATCGGCGTGGTATTCCAGAACCACCAGTTGCTGTTCGACCGCACGGTGTTCAACAACGTCGCCCTGCCGCTGCAGATTCTCGGGCTGTCCAAGCCCGAGATTGCCAAGCGCGTGGATTCGGCGCTGGAACGCGTGGCCCTGGCCGACAAGGCCGAGCTGTTCCCCGGCGACCTGTCCACCGGCCAGCAGCAGCGGGTCGGCATCGCCCGGGCCATCGTCCACCGGCCAGCCTTGCTGCTGGCGGACGAGCCGACCGGTAACCTCGACCCACGGCTGGCAGCGGAAATCATGGGTGTATTCGAAGACATCAACCGGCTGGGCACCAGTGTGCTGATCGCCAGCCACGACCTGGCCCTGATCGCACGCATGCGCCATCGCATGCTGACCTTGCAGCGCGGGCGCCTCATCGGTGACGGGGAGGCTGCGGAATGA
- the trmB gene encoding tRNA (guanosine(46)-N7)-methyltransferase TrmB, producing MRAGRMTEGQQRGLDQGAPLFVLPLADAPVNYDQVFGRSAPRTVEIGFGMGHSLLEMAAAAPEHDFIGIEVHRPGVGALLNGVLTQGLKNLRVYDTDAIEVLKRCIADNSLDRLMLFFPDPWHKSRHHKRRIVQPAFAELVRSKLKVGGVLHMATDWEPYAEYMLEVMNVAPGYRNQAEDGKCVPRPAERPITKFERRGERLGHGVWDLKFEKVD from the coding sequence ATGCGCGCCGGGCGCATGACCGAAGGCCAGCAGCGCGGCCTGGACCAGGGCGCGCCCCTGTTCGTGCTGCCGCTGGCCGACGCACCGGTGAACTATGACCAGGTGTTTGGTCGCAGCGCCCCGCGTACCGTGGAAATCGGCTTTGGCATGGGCCATTCGCTGCTGGAAATGGCCGCCGCCGCCCCGGAGCACGACTTCATCGGCATCGAGGTGCACCGCCCGGGTGTGGGTGCGCTGCTCAATGGCGTGCTGACCCAGGGCCTGAAGAACCTGCGGGTCTACGACACCGACGCCATCGAAGTGCTCAAGCGCTGCATTGCGGACAACAGCCTCGACCGCCTGATGCTGTTCTTCCCGGACCCGTGGCACAAGAGCCGCCACCACAAGCGTCGCATCGTCCAGCCGGCGTTCGCCGAACTGGTACGCAGCAAGCTGAAAGTGGGTGGTGTGCTGCACATGGCCACCGATTGGGAGCCCTATGCCGAGTACATGCTGGAAGTGATGAACGTGGCGCCGGGTTACCGCAACCAGGCTGAAGACGGCAAGTGCGTACCCCGCCCCGCCGAACGCCCGATCACCAAGTTCGAACGCCGCGGCGAGCGCCTGGGCCATGGCGTGTGGGACCTGAAGTTCGAAAAGGTCGATTGA
- a CDS encoding thiazole synthase, whose protein sequence is MSNLPSDKPFILAGRTFESRLLVGTGKYRDLEETRLAIEASGAEIVTVAVRRTNIGQNPGEPNLLDVLPPDRYTILPNTAGCYDAVEAVRTCRLARELLDGHNLVKLEVLADQKTLFPNVIETLKAAEVLVKDGFDVMVYTSDDPIIARQLAEIGCIAVMPLAGLIGTGLGICNPYNLQIILEEAKVPVLVDAGVGTASDATIAMELGCEAVLMNSAIAHAQNPVLMAQAMKHAIVAGRMAYLAGRMPKKLYASASSPLDGLIK, encoded by the coding sequence ATGAGCAATCTGCCTAGCGACAAGCCGTTTATCCTGGCCGGCCGTACCTTCGAATCGCGCCTGCTGGTCGGTACCGGCAAGTACCGCGACCTGGAAGAAACCCGCCTGGCCATCGAAGCCTCGGGGGCCGAGATCGTCACCGTGGCCGTGCGCCGCACCAACATCGGCCAGAACCCTGGCGAGCCCAACCTGCTCGACGTGCTGCCGCCGGACCGTTACACCATTCTGCCGAACACCGCCGGTTGCTACGATGCGGTCGAAGCAGTACGTACCTGCCGCCTGGCCCGTGAACTGCTGGACGGCCACAACCTGGTGAAGCTGGAAGTGCTGGCCGACCAGAAAACCCTGTTCCCCAACGTCATCGAGACCCTCAAGGCCGCCGAAGTGCTGGTCAAGGACGGTTTTGACGTGATGGTGTACACCAGCGACGACCCGATCATCGCCCGCCAACTGGCCGAGATCGGCTGCATCGCGGTGATGCCGCTGGCGGGCCTGATTGGCACCGGCCTGGGTATCTGCAACCCCTACAACCTGCAGATCATCCTGGAAGAAGCCAAGGTACCGGTGCTGGTGGATGCCGGCGTGGGTACCGCGTCGGACGCTACCATTGCCATGGAACTGGGCTGCGAGGCGGTGCTGATGAACTCGGCTATCGCCCACGCACAGAACCCGGTGTTGATGGCCCAGGCCATGAAGCACGCCATCGTTGCTGGCCGCATGGCCTACCTGGCCGGGCGCATGCCGAAAAAACTCTATGCCAGCGCCTCATCGCCGCTGGATGGTCTGATCAAGTAA
- the mtgA gene encoding monofunctional biosynthetic peptidoglycan transglycosylase — protein MLSSIFTLLRKVALWFIVGSILLVVLFRFVPPPGTMLMVERKIESWVDGEPIDLQRSWRPYGEISDSLKIAVIAGEDQRFAQHWGFDFDAMQAAFLHNERGGSIRGASTLSQQVSKNLFLWSGRSYFRKALEAWFTALIETFWSKQRILEVYLNSVEWDDGVFGAEAAARHHFGTSAGALSAQQASLLAAVLPNPRVWSASHPSNYVARRAGWIRKQMGQLGGDAYLTDLNHSRSATPWAM, from the coding sequence ATGCTGAGTTCGATTTTCACCCTGCTGCGCAAAGTGGCACTCTGGTTCATCGTCGGCAGCATCCTGCTGGTGGTGCTGTTTCGCTTCGTGCCGCCGCCAGGGACAATGCTGATGGTGGAGCGCAAGATCGAGTCCTGGGTGGACGGCGAGCCCATTGACCTGCAACGCAGCTGGCGGCCTTACGGGGAAATCTCCGATTCACTGAAGATCGCCGTCATTGCCGGCGAAGACCAGCGCTTCGCCCAGCATTGGGGGTTTGATTTCGACGCCATGCAGGCGGCGTTCCTGCACAACGAACGCGGCGGTTCCATTCGCGGCGCCAGCACGCTCAGCCAGCAAGTGTCGAAGAACCTGTTCCTGTGGTCTGGCCGCAGCTATTTCCGCAAAGCGCTGGAAGCCTGGTTCACCGCCCTGATCGAGACCTTCTGGTCCAAGCAGCGGATTCTGGAGGTGTACCTCAACAGCGTGGAATGGGACGACGGCGTGTTTGGCGCCGAAGCGGCGGCGCGCCACCACTTCGGCACAAGCGCTGGCGCCCTGTCGGCACAGCAGGCCAGCCTGCTGGCCGCCGTGCTGCCCAACCCCCGGGTATGGAGCGCCAGCCACCCAAGCAACTACGTGGCCCGCCGGGCCGGGTGGATTCGCAAGCAGATGGGGCAGTTGGGCGGCGATGCGTACCTGACCGACCTCAACCACTCGCGCAGTGCAACGCCTTGGGCGATGTGA
- the hemW gene encoding radical SAM family heme chaperone HemW — protein sequence MTTTTLFAGEDGFSSVAPRAPLPVLPPLALYIHIPWCVRKCPYCDFNSHSASPVLPEEEYVDALLADLDNDLPATYGRPLSSIFFGGGTPSLFSAKALGRLLAGVEQRIPFVADIEITLEANPGTFEQEKFSAYRKLGINRLSIGIQSFQEAKLEALGRIHTGSEAVRAADMAREAGFDNFNLDLMHGLPDQSLDEALDDLRQAIALKPTHLSWYQLTLEPNTVFWNQPPVLPEDDTLWDIQEAGQALLAEHGYAQYEVSAYAQPGKAARHNLNYWSFGDFIGIGAGAHGKLSHPDGRIVRTWKTRLPKDYLNPAKPFQAGEKLLALDELPFEFLMNALRLTQGVEAQLYPQRTALTLESLGEGRRQAEQKGLLQVEPSRLVATPQGQLFLNDLLQYFLI from the coding sequence ATGACCACCACCACGCTGTTCGCGGGCGAGGATGGTTTTTCCTCGGTCGCGCCGCGGGCGCCATTGCCCGTGCTGCCACCGCTGGCGCTGTACATCCATATTCCCTGGTGCGTACGCAAATGCCCGTACTGCGATTTCAACTCCCATTCCGCCAGCCCCGTGCTGCCGGAAGAGGAGTACGTGGACGCCCTGCTGGCCGACCTGGACAATGACCTGCCGGCCACTTACGGTCGCCCGCTGAGCTCGATATTCTTCGGCGGGGGCACGCCCAGCCTGTTCAGCGCGAAAGCCCTGGGACGGTTGCTGGCGGGCGTGGAACAGCGCATTCCGTTCGTCGCGGACATCGAGATCACCCTGGAGGCCAACCCGGGTACCTTCGAGCAGGAAAAATTCAGCGCTTACCGCAAGCTGGGCATCAACCGCCTGTCCATCGGTATCCAGAGTTTCCAGGAAGCCAAGCTCGAAGCCCTGGGCCGTATCCATACCGGCAGCGAAGCGGTACGCGCTGCCGACATGGCGCGGGAGGCAGGGTTCGACAACTTCAACCTGGACCTGATGCACGGCCTGCCCGACCAGTCCCTGGACGAAGCGCTGGACGACCTGCGCCAGGCCATCGCCCTCAAGCCCACGCACCTGTCCTGGTACCAGCTGACGCTGGAGCCCAACACGGTATTCTGGAACCAGCCGCCCGTGCTGCCCGAGGACGATACCCTGTGGGACATCCAGGAAGCCGGCCAGGCCCTGCTGGCCGAGCATGGTTACGCTCAGTACGAGGTGTCGGCCTATGCACAGCCCGGCAAGGCCGCGCGGCATAACCTCAACTACTGGAGCTTCGGCGATTTCATCGGTATCGGCGCCGGCGCCCACGGCAAGCTCAGCCACCCGGACGGGCGCATCGTGCGTACCTGGAAAACCCGGCTGCCCAAGGACTACCTGAACCCGGCCAAGCCCTTCCAGGCAGGCGAGAAGCTGCTGGCGCTGGACGAACTGCCCTTCGAGTTCCTGATGAACGCCCTGCGCCTGACCCAGGGTGTGGAAGCACAACTTTACCCACAGCGTACCGCGTTGACCCTGGAAAGCCTGGGTGAAGGCCGCCGCCAAGCCGAACAAAAGGGCCTTTTGCAGGTCGAACCGTCGCGCCTGGTTGCCACGCCTCAGGGCCAGTTGTTTCTCAACGACCTGCTGCAGTATTTCTTGATTTAA
- the ftsX gene encoding permease-like cell division protein FtsX, with amino-acid sequence MTGTRSPKVADRVAPKNADPLPPKKKPHEEDDGPDFATLFKAWLESHRASLQDSLRRLGKQPIGSFFTCLVMAVALSLPMGLSLLLKNVERLGGSWQRAAQISLYLDMNASDRDGEALVTQIKGLSGVADAEFINKDKALTEFQQQSGLGEALKELPDNPLPGVVVVTPLEIDKAALEALRGQLAELPKVQQAQLDLMWVERLAAILKLGDRFVFGLTVLLVSALLLVVGNTIRLHIENRRTEIEVIKLVGGTDAYVRRPFLYMGAIYGLGGGVFAWGVLAFGLNWLNDAVVGLSGLYGSDFALAGVPSSDGLSLLLGALLLGYIGAWIAVARHLRELAPR; translated from the coding sequence ATGACTGGCACCCGTAGCCCCAAAGTGGCCGACCGCGTGGCCCCGAAGAACGCCGACCCGTTGCCGCCGAAGAAGAAACCCCACGAAGAAGACGACGGTCCGGACTTCGCCACCCTGTTCAAGGCCTGGCTGGAAAGCCACCGCGCCAGCCTGCAAGACAGCCTGCGGCGCCTGGGCAAGCAACCCATCGGCAGTTTCTTCACCTGCCTGGTGATGGCGGTGGCCCTGAGCCTGCCCATGGGGCTGTCGCTGCTGCTCAAGAATGTCGAGCGCCTGGGCGGCTCATGGCAGCGTGCAGCGCAGATTTCGCTGTACCTGGACATGAATGCCAGCGACCGCGACGGCGAAGCGTTGGTGACCCAGATCAAAGGCCTGAGTGGCGTCGCCGATGCCGAGTTCATCAACAAGGACAAGGCCCTCACCGAGTTCCAGCAACAGTCCGGCTTGGGCGAGGCGCTCAAGGAACTGCCCGACAACCCGTTGCCTGGCGTGGTGGTAGTGACCCCGCTGGAGATCGACAAGGCCGCGCTGGAAGCCCTGCGCGGGCAACTGGCCGAGCTGCCCAAGGTGCAGCAGGCCCAACTGGACCTGATGTGGGTGGAGCGCCTGGCGGCCATTCTCAAGCTGGGTGACCGTTTTGTCTTCGGCCTGACCGTGCTGTTGGTGTCGGCGCTGTTGCTGGTGGTGGGTAATACCATTCGTCTGCACATCGAGAACCGGCGCACGGAAATCGAGGTCATCAAGTTAGTGGGCGGCACTGACGCCTACGTGCGTAGGCCGTTTCTGTACATGGGGGCGATTTACGGCTTGGGCGGCGGGGTTTTCGCCTGGGGCGTGCTGGCTTTCGGCCTGAACTGGCTGAATGACGCCGTGGTAGGGCTCTCCGGGCTGTACGGCAGCGACTTTGCCCTGGCCGGGGTGCCATCATCCGATGGTCTGTCCCTCTTGCTTGGTGCCCTGTTGTTGGGGTATATCGGTGCGTGGATCGCAGTGGCGCGGCATTTGCGCGAGCTGGCTCCGCGGTAA
- the rdgB gene encoding RdgB/HAM1 family non-canonical purine NTP pyrophosphatase yields the protein MNFTQLVLASHNAGKLKELQAMLGGSVQLRSVGEFSQVEPEETGLSFVENAILKARNASRLSGLPALADDSGLAVDFLGGAPGIYSARYADGQGDAANNAKLLDALKDVPEAERGAQFVCVLALVRHADDPLPILCEGLWHGRILTAASGEHGFGYDPLFWVPERDCSSAELSPVEKNQLSHRARAMAILRQRLGLA from the coding sequence ATGAATTTCACGCAACTCGTGCTGGCCAGCCACAACGCCGGCAAACTCAAGGAACTCCAGGCCATGCTGGGCGGCAGCGTACAACTGCGCTCGGTGGGCGAATTCAGCCAGGTAGAGCCAGAAGAGACCGGCCTGTCGTTCGTTGAAAATGCCATCCTGAAGGCCCGTAACGCCTCCCGCCTGTCCGGCTTGCCGGCACTGGCCGACGACTCGGGCCTGGCGGTGGACTTCCTAGGCGGTGCGCCGGGCATCTATTCGGCCCGCTATGCCGACGGCCAGGGCGATGCGGCCAACAACGCCAAGCTGCTCGATGCGCTCAAGGACGTGCCCGAAGCCGAACGCGGCGCCCAGTTCGTCTGCGTGCTGGCCCTGGTGCGCCACGCCGACGACCCGCTGCCCATCCTGTGCGAAGGCCTGTGGCACGGCCGTATCCTGACCGCCGCCAGTGGCGAACACGGTTTCGGTTATGACCCCCTTTTCTGGGTGCCCGAGCGCGACTGCTCCAGCGCCGAGCTGAGCCCTGTGGAAAAGAACCAGCTCAGCCACCGGGCTCGCGCCATGGCCATTCTGCGTCAACGTCTGGGCCTGGCATGA
- a CDS encoding DUF4426 domain-containing protein has product MRQFAAFLFALCLALPAVGADAAKGNRQEQLGELTVHYNAITSSLLLPGIAKAAGLLRSKNLGVLNVAVEKAGKSFPAAISGTVTGPEGKKENLTFTQVTEQGAVSYVTQFQIPQDATYTFDLSIKAAGDTNRLSFDQELFPGDS; this is encoded by the coding sequence ATGCGCCAGTTCGCTGCCTTCCTGTTCGCCTTGTGCCTGGCCCTTCCCGCCGTGGGGGCCGACGCCGCCAAGGGCAACCGCCAAGAACAGCTGGGCGAGCTGACCGTGCATTACAATGCGATCACCTCCAGCCTGCTGCTACCCGGCATCGCCAAGGCGGCGGGCCTGCTGCGCAGCAAGAACCTGGGTGTGCTGAACGTGGCGGTGGAAAAGGCCGGCAAGTCCTTTCCTGCCGCCATCAGTGGCACCGTCACCGGGCCTGAAGGCAAGAAAGAAAACCTGACCTTCACCCAGGTGACCGAACAGGGTGCCGTTTCCTACGTTACACAGTTCCAGATCCCGCAGGACGCGACCTATACCTTTGACCTCAGCATCAAGGCGGCCGGTGACACCAACCGCCTGAGCTTCGACCAAGAACTCTTTCCGGGCGACTCATGA
- a CDS encoding DUF423 domain-containing protein, giving the protein MLRQFLMLAAFFGFTGVGLGAFAAHGLKDRLSSDYLAVFHTGVNYQLIHALALLALAVLSVQVPGRLVNAAGVMFCIGIVLFSGSLYALTLSGVRLFGVITPFGGLAFLVGWACLGMAAWNLGKA; this is encoded by the coding sequence ATGCTGCGACAATTTCTCATGCTGGCTGCCTTTTTCGGGTTTACCGGGGTAGGGCTCGGCGCGTTCGCCGCCCATGGCCTCAAGGACCGTTTGAGCAGCGATTACCTGGCAGTGTTCCATACCGGTGTGAACTATCAGCTGATTCACGCCCTGGCCTTGCTGGCGCTGGCGGTCTTGAGCGTGCAGGTGCCGGGTCGGCTGGTGAATGCCGCCGGCGTGATGTTCTGCATCGGTATCGTGCTGTTTTCCGGAAGCCTCTACGCCCTCACCCTCAGCGGCGTGCGCCTGTTCGGTGTGATTACTCCGTTTGGCGGGTTGGCGTTCCTGGTGGGTTGGGCCTGCCTGGGCATGGCGGCATGGAACCTGGGCAAGGCCTGA
- the rpoH gene encoding RNA polymerase sigma factor RpoH, protein MTTSLQPAYALVPGQNLEAYVHTVNSIPLLTPEQERELAESLYYEQDLGAARQMVLAHLRFVVHIARSYSGYGLAQADLIQEGNVGLMKAVKRFNPEMGVRLVSFAVHWIKAEIHEFILRNWRIVKVATTKAQRKLFFNLRSQKKRLAWLNNEEVHRVAESLGVEPREVREMESRLTGHDMAFDPAAEADDDSAFQSPANYLEDHRYDPARQLEDADWSDNSNSNLHEALEVLDDRSRDILYQRWLAEEKATLHELAEKYNVSAERIRQLEKSAMNKLKVSIAA, encoded by the coding sequence ATGACCACTTCTTTGCAACCTGCGTATGCCTTGGTCCCGGGTCAGAACCTGGAAGCCTATGTGCACACGGTGAACAGCATTCCACTGCTGACGCCGGAGCAGGAGCGTGAACTGGCCGAGAGTCTCTACTATGAGCAGGATCTTGGGGCGGCTCGGCAGATGGTGCTCGCCCACCTGCGTTTTGTCGTGCATATCGCACGCAGTTATTCGGGGTACGGCCTGGCACAGGCCGACCTCATCCAGGAAGGCAACGTCGGCCTGATGAAGGCCGTGAAGCGTTTCAACCCGGAAATGGGCGTACGCCTGGTGTCCTTTGCGGTGCACTGGATCAAGGCGGAAATCCATGAGTTCATCCTGCGCAACTGGCGCATCGTCAAGGTTGCGACCACCAAGGCCCAGCGCAAGTTGTTCTTCAACCTGCGCAGCCAGAAGAAGCGCCTGGCCTGGTTGAATAACGAGGAAGTCCACCGCGTGGCCGAAAGCCTGGGCGTGGAGCCGCGGGAAGTGCGCGAGATGGAAAGCCGCCTGACCGGCCATGACATGGCCTTCGACCCGGCCGCGGAAGCGGACGACGACAGTGCCTTCCAATCGCCAGCCAACTACCTGGAAGACCACCGTTACGACCCGGCGCGCCAGCTGGAGGATGCTGACTGGAGCGACAACTCCAACAGCAACCTGCACGAGGCCCTGGAAGTACTGGACGACCGTAGCCGTGACATTCTCTACCAACGCTGGCTGGCCGAGGAAAAAGCCACGCTGCACGAACTGGCTGAGAAGTACAACGTGTCGGCCGAGCGTATCCGCCAGCTGGAAAAGAGCGCGATGAACAAGCTGAAGGTGTCCATCGCCGCCTGA
- a CDS encoding DUF3392 domain-containing protein, with protein sequence MELVLNLLATASRWSRGNLSEIALALVGCLLVLFGADIKAWLDQRVGGMAGALRVPVMALVCCIGSGAALIYATPWVVRGLSQFNNYSLAPVLLVVLVLIGVVADRK encoded by the coding sequence ATGGAATTAGTGTTGAACCTGCTCGCTACCGCGTCGCGCTGGAGCCGCGGCAATCTCTCGGAAATCGCCCTGGCGCTGGTGGGTTGCCTGCTGGTGCTGTTTGGCGCCGACATCAAGGCCTGGCTGGATCAGCGTGTGGGCGGCATGGCGGGGGCGTTGCGGGTGCCGGTGATGGCGCTGGTGTGCTGCATTGGCAGCGGCGCGGCGTTGATCTATGCCACGCCGTGGGTGGTGCGCGGGCTGAGCCAGTTCAACAACTACAGCCTGGCGCCGGTGTTGCTGGTGGTGCTGGTGCTGATCGGCGTGGTCGCCGACCGCAAATAA